A stretch of the Lactuca sativa cultivar Salinas chromosome 9, Lsat_Salinas_v11, whole genome shotgun sequence genome encodes the following:
- the LOC111902991 gene encoding probable E3 ubiquitin-protein ligase ARI8 → MDSEDDMHDANDAESLDDDFYSGETAMDSDDGDAADYEFIDNDSDDSDDLLSRRSQQNYTILNEADIHLRQEDDIMKISSILSISHVAAAILLRHYNWSVSKVNDEWFADEEKVRRVVGLLEEPRALPNVKELTCGICFEVYPCDSMSSAACGHPFCVTCWKGYISTSINDGPGCLTLRCPDPSCGAAVGQDMIVSMVSHDDAEKYQRYFLRSFVEDNRKTKWCPAPGCDYAVDFIVGGGTFDVTCGCSYSFCWNCTEEAHRPVDCDTVSKWIMKNSAESENMNWILANSKPCPKCKRPIEKNQGCMHITCTPPCKFEFCWLCLGAWSDHGERTGGFYACNRYEAAKQEGVYDDTEKRREMAKNSLERYTHYYERWATNQSSRQKALADLQQMQSTHLEKLSDKQCQPESQLKFITEAWLQIVECRRVLKWTYAYGYYLPEREHAKRQFFEYLQGEAESGLERLHQCAEKELQTHLNVESPSKDFNEFRMKLAGLTSVTRNYFENLVRALENGLSDVDGHGGSSRTGGARTLGAGSSKSRSSRSKGAARSSSGSRATDDSGQHWSCEYCTFANAKSATVCQMCQQRR, encoded by the exons ATGGATTCGGAAGATGATATGCACGACGCGAACGATGCCGAGTCTCTTGATGATGACTTCTACAGTGGGGAGACTGCGATGGACTCCGATGATGGCGATGCAGCCGACTACGAGTTCATCGACAATGATTCCGATGATTCTGATGATCTCCTTTCTCGTCGTAGCCAG CAAAACTACACCATTTTAAATGAAGCTGATATTCATCTACGTCAAGAGGATGATATCATGAAGATATCTTCAATACTTTCCATTTCTCATGTTGCAGCTGCCATATTACTCCGCCATTATAACTG GAGCGTCAGCAAAGTGAATGATGAATGGTTTGCTGATGAAGAAAAGGTTCGCAGAGTTGTTGGATTGCTAGAGGAACCACGTGCACTTCCCAATGTCAAAGAG TTGACATGTGGGATTTGCTTTGAAGTTTATCCTTGTGATAGTATGAGTTCTGCTGCTTGTGGTCATCCTTTTTGTGTAACTTGTTGGAAAG GATATATAAGCACTTCCATCAATGATGGACCTGGATGCTTGACTCTGAGGTGTCCTGATCCATCTTGTGGTGCAGCTGTTGGTCAAGACATGATTGTTTCCATGGTCTCACATGATGATGCAGAGAAATATCAACGTTATTTTCTTAGATCCTTTGTGGAAGACAATAGAAAG ACAAAATGGTGTCCTGCCCCTGGTTGTGACTATGCTGTGGACTTCATTGTTGGTGGTGGAACATTTGATGTTACCTGTGGTTGCTCATATAGCTTTTGCTGGAAT TGTACTGAGGAGGCTCACAGACCGGTTGACTGTGACACTGTGTCAAAGTGGATAATGAAGAACAGTGCAGAATCTGAAAACATGAATTG GATATTAGCTAATTCAAAACCATGTCCCAAATGCAAGCGACCAATTGAAAAGAACCAAGGATGTATGCATATTACATGTACTCCACCTTGCAAATTTGAATTCTGCTG GCTTTGTCTTGGTGCATGGTCTGATCATGGTGAAAGAACAGGTGGTTTTTATGCGTGCAACCGTTATGAGGCAGCAAAACAAGAGGGAGTG TATGATGACACAGAGAAACGAAGAGAGATGGCTAAAAACTCTTTAGAAAGATACACTCATTATTATGAAAGATGGGCTACAAACCAATCT TCTAGACAAAAGGCCCTGGCAGATCTTCAGCAAATGCAAAGCACACAT CTTGAGAAGCTGAGTGACAAGCAGTGCCAGCCTGAATCACAGCTAAAGTTCATCACAGAGGCCTGGCTACAG ATAGTTGAATGTAGACGAGTGCTAAAGTGGACATATGCTTATGGATATTATTTGCCTGAACGCGAACATGCCAAAAGGCAGTTCTTTGAATACTTGCAAG GTGAAGCAGAATCTGGATTGGAAAGACTCCATCAATGTGCTGAAAAGGAACTACAAACTCACCTCAATGTTGAAAGCCCTTCAAAAGACTTCAATGAGTTCCGCATGAAACTAGCAGGGCTAACCAG tgTGACAAGGAATTATTTTGAGAATCTAGTGAGGGCTTTGGAGAACGGGCTGTCTGATGTGGATGGGCACGGTGGAAGCAGCCGGACAGGTGGCGCGAGGACATTGGGAGCTGGAAGCAGCAAGAGCAGAAGCAGTAGAAGCAAAGGGGCTGCCAGGTCATCAAGCGGTTCAAGAGCCACAGATGATTCCGGACAACACTGGTCGTGCGAGTATTGTACTTTTGCTAATGCCAAGTCAGCAACCGTCTGCCAGATGTGTCAGCAACGTCGATAA
- the LOC111902990 gene encoding phosphoglycolate phosphatase 1A, chloroplastic yields the protein MLVSSRATVVSAAAPQRFLSNFKRISSVSIPSSFGFPLINDHGEKKINTTIGWSNYSYRMDKKKNLAFTCAAAASVAAQPLENADALIDSVETFIFDCDGVIWKGDSLIEGVPETLELLRSKGKRLVFVTNNSTKSRKQYGKKFETLGLNVNEEEIFASSFAAAAYLQSIDFPKDKKIYVIGEEGILIELELAGFSYLGGPEDGGKKIELKPGYLMEHDKDVGAVVVGFDRYFNYYKVQYGTLCVRENPGCLFLATNRDAVTHLTDAQEWAGGGSMVGALVGSTQREPLTVGKPSTFMMDYLANKFGITKSQICMVGDRLDTDILFGQNGGCKTLLVLSGVTSLSMLQNPNNSIQPDFYTNKISDFLSLKAATV from the exons ATGCTTGTTAGCAGCAGAGCAACTGTCGTCTCCGCTGCCGCACCTCAAAGATTTCTCTCTAATTTTAAGCGCATTTCTTCAGTTTCGATCCCCTCATCATTTGGTTTTCCATTGATCAACGACCACGGTGAGAAGAAGATCAACACCACAATCGGATGGAGTAATTACTCTTACAGGATGGATAAGAAGAAGAATCTAGCTTTCACCTGCGCCGCCGCCGCTTCCGTCGCTGCACAGCCTCTGGAAAATGCCGATGCCCTAATTGACTCCGTCGAGACTTTCATCTTCGATTGTGATG GAGTCATTTGGAAGGGGGATTCATTAATCGAGGgtgttccagaaaccctagagttGCTCCGATCAAAG GGAAAGAGACTAGTTTTTGTAACCAATAACTCAACAAAGTCCAGGAAACAATATGGCAAAAAGTTTGAGACACTTGGTCTGAATGTCAATGAG GAGGAAATTTTTGCATCTTCTTTTGCTGCTGCTGCATATCTACAATCAATTgatttcccaaaagacaagaag ATTTATGTGATTGGTGAAGAAGGGATATTGATAGAGCTTGAGCTAGCAGGCTTTTCATACCTCGGGGGTCCG GAAGATGGTGGAAAAAAGATAGAGCTCAAGCCTGGGTATTTGATGGAACATGACAAAGAT GTTGGTGCTGTTGTGGTTGGGTTTGATCGTTACTTTAACTACTACAAAGTTCA GTATGGGACACTGTGTGTTCGTGAAAATCCAGGGTGTCTTTTCCTTGCTACAAACCGTGATGCTGTAACTCATCTTACAGATGCACAAGAATGGGCag GTGGTGGTTCTATGGTTGGGGCTCTTGTTGGATCTACTCAACGTGAACCACTTACTGTTGGGAAACCTTCAACATTCATGATGGATTACTTGGCAAACAA ATTTGGAATCACCAAGTCGCAGATATGTATGGTTGGTGATAGATTAGACACTGATATTCTTTTTGGGCAAAATGGTGGATGCAAAACTCTCCTTGTTCTCTCAG GTGTAACAAGTCTATCGATGCTTCAAAACCCAAACAATTCCATCCAACCAGATTTTTATACCAACAAGATCTCGGATTTTCTGTCTCTTAAAGCTGCCACTGTGTAA